From Atribacterota bacterium, the proteins below share one genomic window:
- a CDS encoding transposase — protein MVGVQSTKLASRFLGEIGDISRFPSEKQLAIYCGIACVNNASGKSNKTNAVYKANRIAKQALVMMAGCSIRVNPQCRDYYLKKRKEGKAHNHALRCLARQMIKVIYRMLTEDRDYQIKKEDLQAA, from the coding sequence GTGGTTGGGGTGCAGTCTACCAAACTGGCCAGCCGCTTTCTCGGAGAAATCGGTGATATCAGTCGTTTTCCTTCTGAAAAACAATTAGCCATTTATTGCGGTATCGCTTGTGTTAACAATGCTTCCGGTAAAAGCAATAAGACCAATGCAGTATATAAGGCCAACAGGATTGCCAAACAGGCTTTGGTTATGATGGCCGGCTGCAGTATTAGAGTTAACCCCCAGTGCCGGGATTATTATCTTAAAAAAAGAAAAGAAGGAAAGGCCCATAATCATGCCCTGCGCTGCCTGGCCAGGCAGATGATTAAAGTCATTTACCGAATGCTAACCGAAGACAGAGATTATCAAATAAAAAAAGAAGATTTGCAAGCGGCATAA